A part of Diceros bicornis minor isolate mBicDic1 chromosome 32, mDicBic1.mat.cur, whole genome shotgun sequence genomic DNA contains:
- the TPPP3 gene encoding tubulin polymerization-promoting protein family member 3, producing the protein MAASTDVAGLEESFRKFAIHGDPKASGQEMNGKNWAKLCKDCKVADGKAVTGTDVDIVFSKVKGKSARVINYEEFKKALEELATKRFKGKSKEEAFDAICQLVAGKEPANVGVTKAKTGGAVERLTDTSKYTGSHKERFDESGKGKGIAGRQDILDDSGYVSAYKNAGTYDAKVKK; encoded by the exons ATGGCAGCGAGCACAGATGTGGCTGGACTGGAGGAAAGCTTCCGCAAGTTTGCCATCCATGGTGACCCCAAGGCCAGTGGGCAAGAGATGAATGGCAAGAACTGGGCCAAGCTGTGCAAGGACTGCAAGGTGGCTGATGGAAAGGCCGTGACAGGGACTGATGTCGACATCGTCTTCTCCAAAGTCAA GGGGAAGTCGGCTCGGGTCATTAACTATGAGGAGTTCAAGAAGGCCCTAGAAGAGCTGGCAACCAAGCGATTCAAGGGGAAGAGCAAGGAGGAGGCCTTCGATGCTATCTGCCAGCTGGTGGCAGGCAAGGAACCAGCCAATGTGGGCGTCACT aaagcaaaaacagGGGGTGCTGTGGAACGGCTGACTGACACCAGCAAGTACACAGGCTCCCACAAGGAGCGCTTCGATGAGAGCGGCAAGGGCAAGGGCATTGCTGGGCGGCAGGACATCCTGGATGACAGTGGCTATGTGAGTGCCTACAAGAATGCAGGCACCTATGATGCCAAGGTGAAGAAGTGA
- the ZDHHC1 gene encoding palmitoyltransferase ZDHHC1 isoform X1, with amino-acid sequence MNICNKPSNKTAPEKSVWTAPAQASRPSPELHGQRSRRNGWSWPPHPLQIVAWLLYLFFAVIGFGVLVPLLPHHWVPAGYACMGAIFAGHLVVHLTAVSIDPADANVRDKSYAGPLPIFNRSQHAHVIEDLHCNLCDVDVSARSKHCSACNKCVCGFDHHCKWLNNCVGERNYRLFLHSVASALLGVLLLVLVATYVFVEFFVNPMRLRTNRHFEVLKNHTDVWFMFLPAAPVETQAPAILALAALLILLGLLSTALLGHLLCFHIYLMWHKLTTYEYIVQHRPPQEAKGAHRELKSCPPKMRPIQEMEFYMRTFSHVRPEPPGQAGPAAVSANPSRFLATLGQVEPPSPSSPETLALPPQIRPQKKRKRCVYKVPTSGALDREPPLPRLPGPQALGRRSSSSSDSADASSLHDAGPAGAYHSASAESMDEIPVAQTRLGSAALAASEGRGREPERVLQVRAPAVFVSSSSGKPGARGSPEAGLV; translated from the exons ATGAACATCTGCAACAAGCCCTCCAACAAGACAGCCCCTGAGAAGAGTGTATGGACAGCACCCGCGCAAGCCAGCCGACCCTCCCCGGAGCTGCACGGCCAGCGATCCCGTCGGAATGGGTGGAGCTGGCCCCCTCACCCGCTCCAGATTGTGGCCTGGCTGTTATACCTCTTCTTCGCTGTGATTGGCTTTGGGGTCCTTGTTCCCCTCTTGCCTCACCACTGGGTGCCTGCTGGCTATGCT TGCATGGGCGCCATCTTTGCCGGCCACCTTGTGGTGCACCTGACTGCTGTCTCCATTGATCCAGCGGATGCCAACGTGCGGGACAAGAGCTACGCAGGGCCCCTGCCCATCTTCAACCGCAGCCAACACGCACATGTCATCGAAGACCTGCACTGCAACTTGTGCGATGTggatgt GAGCGCTCGCTCCAAGCACTGCAGCGCCTGCAACAAGTGCGTGTGCGGCTTCGACCACCACTGCAAGTGGCTCAACAACTGCGTGGGCGAGAGGAACTACCG GCTCTTTCTACACAGTGTTGCGTCTGCCTTACTGGGTGTCCTGCTCCTCGTGCTGGTGGCTACTTATGTCTTCGTGGAGTTCTTTGTCAACCCTATGCGGCTGCGCACCAACCGCCACTTTGAAG TCCTGAAGAATCACACGGATGTGTGGTTCATGTTCCTGCCTGCTGCCCCTGTGGAGACCCAGGCTCCTGCCATCCTGGCCCTGGCTGCCCTACTTATCCTTCTGGGCCTGCTCTCCACAGCCCTGCTTGGCCATCTGCTCTGTTTCCACATTTATCTCA TGTGGCACAAGCTCACCACCTATGAGTACATCGTGCAGCATCGCCCACCACAGGAGGCAAAGGGGGCCCACAGGGAGCTCAAGTCATGTCCCCCCAAGATGCGGCCCATTCAG GAGATGGAGTTCTACATGCGGACCTTCAGCCATGTGCGCCCAGAGCCCCCTGGCCAGGCTGGGCCTGCTGCAGTGAGTGCCAA TCCCTCCCGGTTCCTTGCCACCCTCGGCCAAGTGGAGCCTCCATCGCCCTCCTCCCCAGAGACTCTGGCTCTGCCACCCCAGATCCGACCCCAG aaaaagaggaagcggTGCGTGTATAAGGTGCCGACTTCTGGGGCCTTGGACCGGGAGCCCCCGCTGCCCAGGCTGCCGG GGCCCCAAGCCCTGGGCCGCCGCTCCAGCTCGTCGTCGGATTCCGCGGACGCCAGCTCGCTGCACGACGCTGGCCCTGCAGGTGCCTACCACTCGGCGTCAGCCGAGTCCATGGACGAGATTCCAGTGGCGCAGACGCGCCTGGGCAGCGCCGCTCTGGCCGCCTCTGAGGGCAGAGGCCGAGAGCCCGAGAGGGTGCTGCAGGTGCGTGCGCCCGCCGTTTTCGTGAGCTCGAGCAGCGGCAAGCCTGGGGCGCGGGGCAGCCCAGAGGCCGGCCTGGTTTAG
- the ZDHHC1 gene encoding palmitoyltransferase ZDHHC1 isoform X3 produces MNICNKPSNKTAPEKSVWTAPAQASRPSPELHGQRSRRNGWSWPPHPLQIVAWLLYLFFAVIGFGVLVPLLPHHWVPAGYACMGAIFAGHLVVHLTAVSIDPADANVRDKSYAGPLPIFNRSQHAHVIEDLHCNLCDVDVSARSKHCSACNKCVCGFDHHCKWLNNCVGERNYRLFLHSVASALLGVLLLVLVATYVFVEFFVNPMRLRTNRHFEVLKNHTDVWFMFLPAAPVETQAPAILALAALLILLGLLSTALLGHLLCFHIYLMWHKLTTYEYIVQHRPPQEAKGAHRELKSCPPKMRPIQEMEFYMRTFSHVRPEPPGQAGPAAVSAKKRGSGACIRCRLLGPWTGSPRCPGCRGPKPWAAAPARRRIPRTPARCTTLALQVPTTRRQPSPWTRFQWRRRAWAAPLWPPLRAEAESPRGCCRCVRPPFS; encoded by the exons ATGAACATCTGCAACAAGCCCTCCAACAAGACAGCCCCTGAGAAGAGTGTATGGACAGCACCCGCGCAAGCCAGCCGACCCTCCCCGGAGCTGCACGGCCAGCGATCCCGTCGGAATGGGTGGAGCTGGCCCCCTCACCCGCTCCAGATTGTGGCCTGGCTGTTATACCTCTTCTTCGCTGTGATTGGCTTTGGGGTCCTTGTTCCCCTCTTGCCTCACCACTGGGTGCCTGCTGGCTATGCT TGCATGGGCGCCATCTTTGCCGGCCACCTTGTGGTGCACCTGACTGCTGTCTCCATTGATCCAGCGGATGCCAACGTGCGGGACAAGAGCTACGCAGGGCCCCTGCCCATCTTCAACCGCAGCCAACACGCACATGTCATCGAAGACCTGCACTGCAACTTGTGCGATGTggatgt GAGCGCTCGCTCCAAGCACTGCAGCGCCTGCAACAAGTGCGTGTGCGGCTTCGACCACCACTGCAAGTGGCTCAACAACTGCGTGGGCGAGAGGAACTACCG GCTCTTTCTACACAGTGTTGCGTCTGCCTTACTGGGTGTCCTGCTCCTCGTGCTGGTGGCTACTTATGTCTTCGTGGAGTTCTTTGTCAACCCTATGCGGCTGCGCACCAACCGCCACTTTGAAG TCCTGAAGAATCACACGGATGTGTGGTTCATGTTCCTGCCTGCTGCCCCTGTGGAGACCCAGGCTCCTGCCATCCTGGCCCTGGCTGCCCTACTTATCCTTCTGGGCCTGCTCTCCACAGCCCTGCTTGGCCATCTGCTCTGTTTCCACATTTATCTCA TGTGGCACAAGCTCACCACCTATGAGTACATCGTGCAGCATCGCCCACCACAGGAGGCAAAGGGGGCCCACAGGGAGCTCAAGTCATGTCCCCCCAAGATGCGGCCCATTCAG GAGATGGAGTTCTACATGCGGACCTTCAGCCATGTGCGCCCAGAGCCCCCTGGCCAGGCTGGGCCTGCTGCAGTGAGTGCCAA aaaaagaggaagcggTGCGTGTATAAGGTGCCGACTTCTGGGGCCTTGGACCGGGAGCCCCCGCTGCCCAGGCTGCCGG GGCCCCAAGCCCTGGGCCGCCGCTCCAGCTCGTCGTCGGATTCCGCGGACGCCAGCTCGCTGCACGACGCTGGCCCTGCAGGTGCCTACCACTCGGCGTCAGCCGAGTCCATGGACGAGATTCCAGTGGCGCAGACGCGCCTGGGCAGCGCCGCTCTGGCCGCCTCTGAGGGCAGAGGCCGAGAGCCCGAGAGGGTGCTGCAGGTGCGTGCGCCCGCCGTTTTCGTGA
- the ZDHHC1 gene encoding palmitoyltransferase ZDHHC1 isoform X2, which produces MNICNKPSNKTAPEKSVWTAPAQASRPSPELHGQRSRRNGWSWPPHPLQIVAWLLYLFFAVIGFGVLVPLLPHHWVPAGYACMGAIFAGHLVVHLTAVSIDPADANVRDKSYAGPLPIFNRSQHAHVIEDLHCNLCDVDVSARSKHCSACNKCVCGFDHHCKWLNNCVGERNYRLFLHSVASALLGVLLLVLVATYVFVEFFVNPMRLRTNRHFEVLKNHTDVWFMFLPAAPVETQAPAILALAALLILLGLLSTALLGHLLCFHIYLMWHKLTTYEYIVQHRPPQEAKGAHRELKSCPPKMRPIQEMEFYMRTFSHVRPEPPGQAGPAAVSANPSRFLATLGQVEPPSPSSPETLALPPQIRPQKKRKRCVYKVPTSGALDREPPLPRLPVSLSLAPPQGPKPWAAAPARRRIPRTPARCTTLALQVPTTRRQPSPWTRFQWRRRAWAAPLWPPLRAEAESPRGCCRCVRPPFS; this is translated from the exons ATGAACATCTGCAACAAGCCCTCCAACAAGACAGCCCCTGAGAAGAGTGTATGGACAGCACCCGCGCAAGCCAGCCGACCCTCCCCGGAGCTGCACGGCCAGCGATCCCGTCGGAATGGGTGGAGCTGGCCCCCTCACCCGCTCCAGATTGTGGCCTGGCTGTTATACCTCTTCTTCGCTGTGATTGGCTTTGGGGTCCTTGTTCCCCTCTTGCCTCACCACTGGGTGCCTGCTGGCTATGCT TGCATGGGCGCCATCTTTGCCGGCCACCTTGTGGTGCACCTGACTGCTGTCTCCATTGATCCAGCGGATGCCAACGTGCGGGACAAGAGCTACGCAGGGCCCCTGCCCATCTTCAACCGCAGCCAACACGCACATGTCATCGAAGACCTGCACTGCAACTTGTGCGATGTggatgt GAGCGCTCGCTCCAAGCACTGCAGCGCCTGCAACAAGTGCGTGTGCGGCTTCGACCACCACTGCAAGTGGCTCAACAACTGCGTGGGCGAGAGGAACTACCG GCTCTTTCTACACAGTGTTGCGTCTGCCTTACTGGGTGTCCTGCTCCTCGTGCTGGTGGCTACTTATGTCTTCGTGGAGTTCTTTGTCAACCCTATGCGGCTGCGCACCAACCGCCACTTTGAAG TCCTGAAGAATCACACGGATGTGTGGTTCATGTTCCTGCCTGCTGCCCCTGTGGAGACCCAGGCTCCTGCCATCCTGGCCCTGGCTGCCCTACTTATCCTTCTGGGCCTGCTCTCCACAGCCCTGCTTGGCCATCTGCTCTGTTTCCACATTTATCTCA TGTGGCACAAGCTCACCACCTATGAGTACATCGTGCAGCATCGCCCACCACAGGAGGCAAAGGGGGCCCACAGGGAGCTCAAGTCATGTCCCCCCAAGATGCGGCCCATTCAG GAGATGGAGTTCTACATGCGGACCTTCAGCCATGTGCGCCCAGAGCCCCCTGGCCAGGCTGGGCCTGCTGCAGTGAGTGCCAA TCCCTCCCGGTTCCTTGCCACCCTCGGCCAAGTGGAGCCTCCATCGCCCTCCTCCCCAGAGACTCTGGCTCTGCCACCCCAGATCCGACCCCAG aaaaagaggaagcggTGCGTGTATAAGGTGCCGACTTCTGGGGCCTTGGACCGGGAGCCCCCGCTGCCCAGGCTGCCGG TCTCACTTTCTCTTGCACCCCCTCAGGGCCCCAAGCCCTGGGCCGCCGCTCCAGCTCGTCGTCGGATTCCGCGGACGCCAGCTCGCTGCACGACGCTGGCCCTGCAGGTGCCTACCACTCGGCGTCAGCCGAGTCCATGGACGAGATTCCAGTGGCGCAGACGCGCCTGGGCAGCGCCGCTCTGGCCGCCTCTGAGGGCAGAGGCCGAGAGCCCGAGAGGGTGCTGCAGGTGCGTGCGCCCGCCGTTTTCGTGA
- the ZDHHC1 gene encoding palmitoyltransferase ZDHHC1 isoform X4, with protein sequence MNICNKPSNKTAPEKSVWTAPAQASRPSPELHGQRSRRNGWSWPPHPLQIVAWLLYLFFAVIGFGVLVPLLPHHWVPAGYACMGAIFAGHLVVHLTAVSIDPADANVRDKSYAGPLPIFNRSQHAHVIEDLHCNLCDVDVSARSKHCSACNKCVCGFDHHCKWLNNCVGERNYRLFLHSVASALLGVLLLVLVATYVFVEFFVNPMRLRTNRHFEVLKNHTDVWFMFLPAAPVETQAPAILALAALLILLGLLSTALLGHLLCFHIYLMWHKLTTYEYIVQHRPPQEAKGAHRELKSCPPKMRPIQEMEFYMRTFSHVRPEPPGQAGPAAVSAKKRGSGACIRCRLLGPWTGSPRCPGCRSHFLLHPLRAPSPGPPLQLVVGFRGRQLAARRWPCRCLPLGVSRVHGRDSSGADAPGQRRSGRL encoded by the exons ATGAACATCTGCAACAAGCCCTCCAACAAGACAGCCCCTGAGAAGAGTGTATGGACAGCACCCGCGCAAGCCAGCCGACCCTCCCCGGAGCTGCACGGCCAGCGATCCCGTCGGAATGGGTGGAGCTGGCCCCCTCACCCGCTCCAGATTGTGGCCTGGCTGTTATACCTCTTCTTCGCTGTGATTGGCTTTGGGGTCCTTGTTCCCCTCTTGCCTCACCACTGGGTGCCTGCTGGCTATGCT TGCATGGGCGCCATCTTTGCCGGCCACCTTGTGGTGCACCTGACTGCTGTCTCCATTGATCCAGCGGATGCCAACGTGCGGGACAAGAGCTACGCAGGGCCCCTGCCCATCTTCAACCGCAGCCAACACGCACATGTCATCGAAGACCTGCACTGCAACTTGTGCGATGTggatgt GAGCGCTCGCTCCAAGCACTGCAGCGCCTGCAACAAGTGCGTGTGCGGCTTCGACCACCACTGCAAGTGGCTCAACAACTGCGTGGGCGAGAGGAACTACCG GCTCTTTCTACACAGTGTTGCGTCTGCCTTACTGGGTGTCCTGCTCCTCGTGCTGGTGGCTACTTATGTCTTCGTGGAGTTCTTTGTCAACCCTATGCGGCTGCGCACCAACCGCCACTTTGAAG TCCTGAAGAATCACACGGATGTGTGGTTCATGTTCCTGCCTGCTGCCCCTGTGGAGACCCAGGCTCCTGCCATCCTGGCCCTGGCTGCCCTACTTATCCTTCTGGGCCTGCTCTCCACAGCCCTGCTTGGCCATCTGCTCTGTTTCCACATTTATCTCA TGTGGCACAAGCTCACCACCTATGAGTACATCGTGCAGCATCGCCCACCACAGGAGGCAAAGGGGGCCCACAGGGAGCTCAAGTCATGTCCCCCCAAGATGCGGCCCATTCAG GAGATGGAGTTCTACATGCGGACCTTCAGCCATGTGCGCCCAGAGCCCCCTGGCCAGGCTGGGCCTGCTGCAGTGAGTGCCAA aaaaagaggaagcggTGCGTGTATAAGGTGCCGACTTCTGGGGCCTTGGACCGGGAGCCCCCGCTGCCCAGGCTGCCGG TCTCACTTTCTCTTGCACCCCCTCAGGGCCCCAAGCCCTGGGCCGCCGCTCCAGCTCGTCGTCGGATTCCGCGGACGCCAGCTCGCTGCACGACGCTGGCCCTGCAGGTGCCTACCACTCGGCGTCAGCCGAGTCCATGGACGAGATTCCAGTGGCGCAGACGCGCCTGGGCAGCGCCGCTCTGGCCGCCTCTGA